One stretch of Vogesella indigofera DNA includes these proteins:
- a CDS encoding GNAT family N-acetyltransferase, which produces MSDPTIRRAGHNDLTALAVLFDEYRQFYGESSDRELARRFLQARMTKNESVIFLAEHSDGEVLGFCQLYPSFCSLAAAPIYVLYDLFTRPQDRQRGIASGLLGHIERYARDNGFVRLELSTARDNQAAQKLYHNSGWVRDEVFLHYGKATLPQE; this is translated from the coding sequence ATGAGTGACCCGACGATACGCCGCGCCGGACACAACGACCTGACCGCACTGGCCGTGCTGTTTGACGAATACCGCCAGTTTTACGGCGAAAGCAGCGACCGTGAGCTGGCACGACGTTTCCTGCAGGCGCGCATGACCAAGAACGAATCGGTGATTTTCCTGGCGGAACACAGTGACGGCGAGGTGCTCGGCTTCTGCCAGCTGTACCCGTCGTTCTGCTCGCTGGCGGCGGCGCCGATCTACGTGCTGTACGACCTGTTCACCCGGCCGCAGGACCGCCAGCGCGGCATTGCCAGCGGCCTGCTTGGCCACATCGAACGCTACGCCCGCGACAACGGCTTCGTGCGGCTGGAGCTATCCACCGCCCGCGACAACCAGGCCGCGCAAAAGCTGTACCACAATAGCGGCTGGGTGCGCGACGAGGTGTTCCTGCACTACGGCAAGGCAACCCTGCCGCAGGAATAA
- a CDS encoding aspartate aminotransferase family protein, which translates to MKHQRSTAQWREMDAAHHLHPFTDTASLNEQGVRMITHADGIYLWDSEGNKILDGMAGLWCVNIGYGRKDLPEVAKHQMEELAYYNTFFKTSHPAVVELSHLLAEVAPKGFDHVFYTNSGSESVDTMIRMVRRYWDVKGKPQKKTLIGRWNGYHGSTIGGASLGGMSYMHEQGDLPIPGIVHVQQPWHYKYGKGMSADEFGLLAASWIEDKILEVGADKVAAFVGEPIQGAGGVIIPPASYWPEVQRICRKYDILLVADEVICGFGRTGHWFGQQQFGFTPDIFTTAKGLSSGYMPIGAVFVNNEVAATLAAGGDFNHGFTYSGHPVAAAVAHANVKALRDEGIVAAVHEDTGPYMQKRWREAFSRFEHVDDVRGVGLIQAFTLVKDKASQTLFDNWGEIGLMCRDIFFKHGLIMRACGDHIVSAPPLIISKDQIDELITTAVKCMEIFEQQLKERGLA; encoded by the coding sequence ATGAAGCATCAGCGCAGCACAGCCCAATGGCGGGAAATGGACGCCGCACATCACCTGCACCCGTTTACCGACACCGCCTCCCTGAACGAACAGGGGGTACGCATGATTACCCATGCGGACGGCATTTACCTGTGGGATAGCGAAGGCAACAAGATTCTCGACGGCATGGCCGGCCTGTGGTGTGTCAACATCGGCTACGGCCGCAAGGACCTGCCGGAAGTCGCCAAGCACCAGATGGAAGAACTGGCTTATTACAATACCTTCTTCAAGACCTCGCACCCGGCGGTGGTCGAACTGTCGCACCTGCTGGCAGAAGTGGCGCCCAAGGGCTTTGACCACGTGTTCTACACCAACTCCGGCTCGGAGTCGGTGGATACCATGATCCGCATGGTGCGCCGCTACTGGGACGTGAAGGGCAAGCCTCAGAAGAAAACCCTGATCGGGCGCTGGAACGGCTACCACGGCTCCACCATCGGCGGCGCCAGCCTGGGCGGCATGAGCTATATGCACGAGCAGGGTGACCTGCCGATTCCGGGCATCGTGCACGTGCAGCAGCCGTGGCACTACAAGTACGGCAAGGGCATGAGTGCCGACGAGTTCGGTCTGCTTGCCGCCAGCTGGATTGAGGACAAGATTCTGGAAGTGGGCGCCGACAAGGTGGCTGCCTTCGTCGGCGAGCCGATCCAGGGTGCCGGCGGCGTGATCATCCCGCCAGCCAGCTACTGGCCGGAAGTGCAGCGCATCTGCCGCAAGTACGACATCCTGCTAGTTGCCGACGAGGTGATCTGCGGCTTCGGCCGTACCGGCCACTGGTTCGGGCAGCAGCAATTCGGCTTCACCCCGGACATCTTCACCACCGCCAAGGGCCTGTCGTCCGGCTACATGCCGATCGGTGCCGTGTTCGTCAACAACGAGGTGGCGGCAACGTTGGCCGCAGGCGGCGATTTCAATCACGGTTTTACCTACTCCGGTCACCCGGTGGCGGCAGCGGTGGCACACGCCAACGTCAAGGCGCTGCGTGATGAGGGTATCGTCGCCGCCGTGCACGAGGACACCGGTCCGTACATGCAAAAACGCTGGCGCGAGGCGTTCTCCCGCTTCGAACATGTCGACGACGTGCGCGGTGTCGGCCTGATCCAGGCGTTCACCCTGGTCAAGGACAAGGCCAGCCAGACGCTGTTCGACAACTGGGGCGAGATCGGCCTGATGTGTCGCGACATCTTCTTCAAGCACGGCCTGATCATGCGTGCCTGCGGCGATCACATCGTGTCGGCACCGCCGCTGATCATCAGCAAGGACCAGATCGACGAACTGATCACCACCGCGGTCAAGTGCATGGAAATCTTTGAGCAGCAGCTGAAGGAACGCGGTCTGGCCTGA
- a CDS encoding imelysin family protein, with protein MQLKSVLTLSALLLAGAAHADTAAPRDATSRYVQYVLNDTLLPRYQQLAAANRALASQLQHSCARPDDAGLAAVRQQWQQAYGSWMRVAALNWGPTAQLRSQRTIAFKPTRTTLVDSAVNRSAAHEADVFDTTGTAAKGYTAIEYLLYRPAASLATPGVCAWLQRNADDIGEHSTELQRQWQRFAARIAAGESADDLPSSQQALEEIINLTLAGNNELHKELSRLSSQKPELVSGQRSHSGKRLLQAQFDLLQQLLVGGNGKDFALAQLLAQGPQPALAQQLRQRVAAVGKGLAQLPDNLVQVGRSGKEKAAVQALAALLTLLEGPVADSLDITLSFNESDGD; from the coding sequence ATGCAACTGAAATCCGTTTTGACCCTGTCGGCACTGCTGCTCGCAGGCGCGGCCCACGCCGACACCGCCGCACCGCGCGATGCGACGTCGCGCTATGTGCAGTACGTACTCAACGACACCCTGCTGCCGCGCTACCAGCAGCTAGCCGCCGCCAACCGCGCGCTAGCCAGCCAGCTGCAGCACAGCTGCGCCCGGCCGGATGATGCGGGCCTGGCGGCGGTACGCCAGCAGTGGCAACAGGCCTACGGCAGCTGGATGCGCGTCGCGGCGCTGAACTGGGGGCCGACGGCGCAGCTGCGCAGCCAGCGCACCATCGCCTTCAAGCCGACGCGTACCACGCTGGTCGACAGTGCGGTCAACCGCAGCGCCGCACACGAGGCCGACGTCTTCGACACCACCGGCACCGCGGCCAAGGGCTACACCGCCATCGAGTACCTGCTGTACCGCCCCGCCGCCAGCCTGGCCACGCCCGGCGTCTGCGCCTGGCTGCAACGCAACGCCGACGACATCGGCGAACACAGCACCGAACTGCAGCGCCAGTGGCAGCGCTTTGCCGCGCGTATTGCTGCCGGCGAAAGTGCCGACGACCTGCCGTCCAGCCAGCAGGCGCTGGAGGAAATCATCAACCTGACGCTGGCCGGCAATAACGAGCTGCACAAGGAATTGTCGCGCCTTTCCAGCCAGAAGCCGGAGCTGGTCAGCGGCCAGCGCAGCCACAGCGGCAAGCGGCTACTACAGGCGCAGTTCGACCTGCTGCAACAGTTGTTGGTCGGCGGTAACGGCAAGGATTTCGCGCTGGCACAGCTGCTGGCGCAAGGCCCGCAACCGGCGTTGGCGCAGCAGCTGCGCCAGCGGGTGGCGGCGGTGGGCAAGGGGCTGGCGCAGCTGCCGGACAACTTGGTACAGGTTGGCCGCAGCGGCAAGGAAAAGGCGGCGGTGCAGGCGTTGGCCGCGCTGCTGACCCTGCTGGAAGGCCCGGTCGCCGACAGCTTGGACATCACGCTCAGCTTCAATGAATCCGATGGCGACTGA
- a CDS encoding pseudouridine synthase, which translates to MEPVRLSKRMAEMGLCSRREADSYIEQGWVKVNGSVAVLGQKVVTGDDIQLDKKMTQAQERRVTILINKPMGYVSGQAEMGYLPAAALITPDNHWEEDKSGLRFSRDHMKGLAPAGRLDIDSVGLLVLTQDGRVAKELIGENSDVEKEYLVRVEGELSDEGLRLLNHGLSLDGKALIPAKVWWQNDDQLRFILKEGKKRQIRRMCEAVGLHVVGLKRIRIGKVMLGDLPTGKWRYLAADEQFS; encoded by the coding sequence ATGGAACCCGTACGACTTTCAAAACGCATGGCTGAAATGGGGCTTTGTTCTCGCCGCGAGGCCGACAGCTATATCGAGCAGGGCTGGGTCAAGGTCAACGGCAGCGTGGCGGTGCTGGGGCAGAAGGTGGTGACCGGCGACGACATCCAGCTCGACAAGAAAATGACCCAGGCGCAGGAGCGCCGCGTCACCATCCTGATCAACAAACCGATGGGCTACGTCTCCGGCCAGGCCGAGATGGGCTACCTGCCGGCGGCGGCGCTGATCACGCCGGACAACCACTGGGAAGAAGACAAGTCCGGGCTGCGCTTCTCGCGCGACCACATGAAAGGGCTGGCGCCGGCCGGCCGCCTCGACATCGACTCGGTCGGCCTGCTGGTGCTGACCCAGGACGGCCGCGTGGCGAAAGAGCTGATCGGCGAAAACTCCGACGTGGAAAAGGAATACCTGGTGCGCGTCGAGGGCGAGCTGTCCGACGAAGGCCTGCGCCTGCTCAACCACGGGCTATCGCTGGACGGCAAGGCGCTGATCCCGGCCAAGGTGTGGTGGCAGAACGACGACCAGCTGCGCTTCATCCTGAAGGAAGGCAAGAAGCGCCAGATCCGCCGCATGTGCGAGGCCGTCGGCCTGCACGTGGTCGGCCTGAAGCGCATCCGCATCGGCAAGGTGATGCTGGGCGACCTGCCGACCGGCAAGTGGCGCTATCTGGCAGCGGACGAGCAGTTCTCCTGA
- a CDS encoding DUF1513 domain-containing protein, with protein MATDPQRRRLLQGVAAALLAWPLRSLAGETPLQLLSAYDVGRNEHRVGAAGRSTAGTLPQRGHHIALLPGRPHECLVFARRPGSFIARLDWHSGETLAWYDYPDDRHGFGHGIVLPGGVLVTTDSNIDSGDGLLTLRDALTLAPQRELPSGGIGPHQLLPLQGGRILVANGGILTLPESGRIKLNVHSMQPSLDIVDLKVGRSVASFRLPDNKLSLRHLAVVADGHYAVALQYEGEGSAPLASLWHESSGLRSLPLPPELASACNGYAASVAATATRIACTATKGDQVVFWSGAGEFLGSVALSKPAGIAATPDQRHFIVSNELGDIVWIDSQQLQIVAARSQHFPVKWDNHLVLL; from the coding sequence ATGGCGACTGATCCGCAACGCCGCCGCCTGTTGCAGGGCGTGGCCGCCGCGCTGCTGGCGTGGCCGCTGCGCAGCCTGGCCGGCGAAACACCGCTGCAGCTGCTGTCGGCCTACGACGTTGGCCGCAACGAGCACCGCGTCGGCGCTGCCGGCCGCAGCACAGCCGGCACCCTGCCGCAGCGCGGCCACCACATCGCGCTGCTACCCGGCCGGCCGCACGAGTGTCTGGTGTTCGCGCGCCGCCCCGGCAGCTTCATCGCGCGGCTCGACTGGCACAGCGGCGAGACGCTGGCGTGGTACGACTATCCGGACGACCGTCACGGCTTCGGCCACGGCATCGTGCTGCCCGGCGGCGTGCTGGTCACCACCGATAGCAACATCGACAGCGGCGACGGCCTGCTGACCCTGCGCGACGCGCTGACGCTGGCACCGCAACGCGAGCTACCGTCCGGCGGCATCGGCCCGCACCAGCTGCTGCCGCTGCAAGGCGGCCGCATCCTGGTCGCCAACGGTGGCATCCTGACGCTGCCGGAAAGCGGCCGAATCAAGCTCAACGTGCACAGCATGCAGCCCAGCCTGGACATCGTCGATCTCAAGGTTGGCCGCAGCGTGGCCAGCTTCCGCCTGCCGGACAACAAGCTGTCGCTGCGTCATCTGGCGGTGGTGGCCGACGGCCACTACGCGGTGGCCCTGCAGTACGAGGGCGAAGGCAGCGCACCGCTGGCCAGCCTGTGGCACGAAAGCAGTGGGCTGCGCAGCCTGCCGCTGCCGCCGGAACTGGCAAGCGCCTGCAACGGCTACGCCGCCAGCGTGGCTGCGACGGCGACCCGCATCGCCTGCACCGCCACCAAGGGCGACCAGGTGGTGTTCTGGTCAGGTGCCGGCGAATTCCTGGGGTCGGTGGCGCTGAGCAAGCCGGCCGGCATCGCTGCGACACCGGACCAGCGCCACTTCATCGTCAGTAACGAGCTGGGCGACATCGTGTGGATCGACAGCCAGCAACTGCAGATCGTCGCCGCGCGCAGCCAGCACTTCCCGGTGAAGTGGGACAACCATCTGGTGCTGCTGTGA
- a CDS encoding YkgJ family cysteine cluster protein, producing the protein MAAYPVSCTSCGACCAAFRVSFHRAELAGPERRGVPPAMAVVEVGNTMRMCGTDEHTLRCVALQGTVGESVSCSIYADRPSPCREFGALADVGIYERACNRARARHGLPALPVDD; encoded by the coding sequence ATGGCTGCTTATCCTGTTTCCTGTACCAGCTGCGGCGCCTGTTGCGCCGCGTTCCGGGTGTCGTTTCACCGCGCCGAACTGGCCGGCCCCGAGCGCCGCGGCGTGCCGCCGGCCATGGCGGTGGTCGAGGTCGGCAACACCATGCGCATGTGCGGCACCGACGAGCACACCCTGCGCTGCGTCGCGCTGCAGGGCACCGTCGGCGAGTCGGTCAGCTGCAGCATCTACGCCGACCGGCCGTCGCCGTGCCGCGAATTCGGCGCGCTGGCCGATGTCGGCATCTACGAGCGTGCCTGCAACCGCGCGCGCGCGCGCCACGGCCTGCCGGCGCTGCCGGTGGACGACTAG
- a CDS encoding class I SAM-dependent methyltransferase, producing MMRLAALLRHAGIQLLAVLLAWVFWAPLLTPLPWLAAQCLLALLLASVLRCSLPQRLLHLLFMPLVVLALWQQWAPWLYLCGFVLLFALSRNALTERVPLYLSSQESIATLAHWLPPGAAVLDLGSGDGRVVLQLARQRADLQLCGVENALLPWLWSRWRYLRAGRPANVSLRYGNFWDLDWSRFDVIHAFLSPAPMARVWAHFQQHAANHAQLVSNSFGIAAVPPQQRLPLNGPLQKELLIWRHNHGHR from the coding sequence ATGATGCGGCTGGCTGCCTTGCTGCGCCATGCCGGCATCCAGCTGCTGGCGGTGCTGCTGGCCTGGGTGTTCTGGGCGCCGCTGCTCACGCCGCTGCCATGGTTGGCGGCGCAGTGTCTGCTGGCGCTGCTGCTGGCCAGCGTGCTGCGCTGCTCGCTGCCGCAGCGCCTGCTGCATCTGCTGTTCATGCCGCTGGTGGTGCTGGCGCTGTGGCAGCAATGGGCGCCGTGGCTGTATCTGTGCGGTTTTGTGCTGCTGTTTGCGCTCAGCCGCAACGCGCTGACCGAACGGGTGCCCTTGTATCTGTCGTCGCAGGAAAGCATCGCCACGCTGGCGCACTGGCTGCCGCCGGGAGCGGCGGTGCTGGATCTGGGCAGTGGCGATGGCCGGGTGGTGCTGCAGCTGGCGCGGCAACGCGCCGACCTGCAGCTGTGTGGCGTGGAAAACGCGCTGCTGCCGTGGCTGTGGTCGCGCTGGCGCTACCTGCGCGCAGGGCGGCCGGCCAATGTCAGCCTGCGCTACGGCAATTTCTGGGATCTGGACTGGTCACGTTTCGACGTGATCCATGCCTTCCTGTCGCCGGCGCCGATGGCGCGGGTGTGGGCGCACTTCCAGCAGCATGCGGCCAACCATGCGCAGCTGGTGAGCAACAGCTTCGGGATCGCGGCGGTGCCGCCGCAGCAACGGCTGCCACTGAACGGGCCATTACAAAAAGAACTTCTCATCTGGCGACACAATCATGGACATCGCTAA
- a CDS encoding histidine kinase, with the protein MDIANWLSSLSENRWPILPATAVEVRQMLSLPGDRIVFSELANLTLSDPFLLLDLMRLVGASRALQRSEAHPTVEQMLMMLGLEVITARYRQIPALSTVHGKLDQEVVDAVGDWLGRSRVAAFIIKEWLAITGEYKVEDCFIAALVYNLPACLYLIYRNRIPGGPLLHEVSDVFALDYPKIVEQFIQCMPLPSGLLNTLGTGPVNRRKQLLKLAIATANAVDQGWWRPQWNIGIEAAAKLIGCRVDDAQQVVQQAILQVARHPRALGYTYPARAYLYIPGPFPQHNKQDEVATLTGEQQLEKALLESLRHLANDIQFERIMFLRYDQPSHSLKMRYQIGLEDNHPLRKHIVALEPGSFFALLTSRPQSFHAPASTRAQLARKYQDEFFTHLGEGHFACMSVFSGHKLAGVFFVDNYRSNKAIDDDTYHRFKETVFRVSQLTF; encoded by the coding sequence ATGGACATCGCTAACTGGCTGTCATCCCTGTCGGAAAACCGCTGGCCGATCCTGCCGGCCACCGCGGTCGAGGTGCGGCAGATGCTGTCGCTGCCCGGCGATCGCATCGTGTTTTCCGAGCTGGCCAACCTGACCCTGTCCGATCCCTTCTTGCTGCTGGACCTGATGCGGCTGGTTGGTGCGTCGCGCGCCTTGCAGCGCAGCGAGGCGCATCCCACCGTCGAGCAGATGCTGATGATGCTGGGGCTGGAGGTGATCACCGCGCGCTATCGCCAGATTCCGGCACTCTCCACGGTGCACGGCAAGCTGGACCAGGAAGTGGTCGATGCCGTCGGTGACTGGCTGGGGCGTTCGCGGGTCGCCGCCTTTATCATCAAGGAGTGGCTGGCGATCACCGGCGAATACAAGGTCGAAGACTGCTTCATCGCGGCGCTGGTGTACAACCTGCCAGCCTGTCTGTACCTGATCTACCGCAACCGCATTCCGGGCGGGCCGTTGCTGCACGAGGTGTCGGATGTGTTCGCGCTGGATTACCCCAAGATCGTCGAGCAGTTTATCCAGTGCATGCCGTTGCCGTCCGGCCTGCTGAATACCCTCGGCACCGGGCCGGTTAACCGCCGCAAGCAGCTGCTGAAGCTGGCGATTGCCACCGCCAACGCGGTGGACCAGGGCTGGTGGCGGCCGCAGTGGAATATCGGCATCGAGGCCGCGGCCAAGCTGATCGGCTGCCGGGTCGACGACGCGCAGCAGGTGGTGCAGCAGGCGATCCTGCAAGTGGCGCGTCACCCGCGCGCGTTGGGCTACACCTACCCGGCACGGGCCTACCTGTACATTCCCGGCCCGTTTCCGCAGCACAACAAGCAGGACGAGGTTGCCACTCTTACCGGCGAACAGCAGCTGGAAAAGGCGCTGCTGGAGTCGCTGCGCCATCTCGCCAACGACATCCAGTTCGAACGCATCATGTTCCTGCGCTACGACCAGCCTAGCCATTCGCTGAAAATGCGCTACCAGATCGGGCTGGAGGACAACCACCCACTGCGCAAGCACATTGTGGCGCTGGAGCCGGGCTCGTTCTTCGCACTGCTCACCAGCCGGCCGCAGAGCTTCCATGCGCCGGCCTCGACGCGCGCGCAACTGGCGCGCAAATACCAGGACGAATTCTTCACCCATCTCGGCGAAGGCCACTTCGCCTGCATGTCGGTGTTCTCCGGCCACAAGCTGGCCGGTGTCTTCTTTGTTGACAACTATCGCAGCAACAAGGCGATCGACGACGATACCTACCACCGCTTCAAGGAAACGGTATTCCGGGTGTCGCAACTCACTTTCTAG
- a CDS encoding alkaline phosphatase family protein translates to MTQPTRPQLSTAGLVFPHPEHGIANLAARLHGSPSPCPPLQHPSLARLEQAQTIILLVIDGMGCRQLAELSPGGWLRQQQTLALTSVFPSTTTSAITTYLTGLPPSVHTLTGWHLAAPEVDAVVTPLPLTVRHRGSHTPDDPAELARRVYQTPSALTGPRRQIVLQPNYILDSAYSLHHGGSAERHGWSSYEDLFRQLDTLLREASAPQFVYAYIPDLDSIMHHKGTTHPRCRQLLQRIEAHCAAFAAALPGRDAVLCISADHGQMDIPPPRLLQLRDFPELAACLRQPLSGEPRVAFCHVKPERLAEFPQLAARLLGHAAWCLPAAQLLDETWFGPGADTNDPRLAARVGDYVLLMKEDWGLLDSPADAPLPKLLGNHGGLSAAEMMVPLIVIDGKEGVASDE, encoded by the coding sequence GTGACGCAACCGACCCGACCACAGCTGAGTACCGCCGGCCTGGTGTTCCCGCACCCGGAACACGGCATCGCCAACCTCGCCGCCCGCCTGCACGGCAGCCCCAGCCCCTGCCCGCCGCTACAGCACCCGTCGCTGGCACGGCTGGAGCAGGCGCAAACCATCATCCTGCTGGTCATCGACGGCATGGGCTGTCGGCAATTGGCCGAGCTGTCGCCCGGCGGCTGGTTGCGGCAGCAGCAAACGCTGGCACTGACGTCGGTGTTCCCCAGCACCACCACCAGCGCCATCACCACTTACCTCACCGGGTTGCCACCCAGCGTGCACACCCTCACCGGCTGGCATCTGGCGGCGCCGGAGGTCGACGCCGTGGTCACGCCCTTGCCGCTGACGGTGCGCCACCGCGGCAGCCACACCCCGGACGACCCGGCCGAACTGGCACGCCGCGTGTACCAGACGCCCTCGGCGCTCACCGGGCCGCGGCGCCAGATCGTGCTGCAGCCGAACTACATTCTGGACTCCGCCTACAGCCTGCACCACGGCGGCAGCGCAGAGCGCCACGGCTGGAGCTCCTACGAAGACCTGTTCCGCCAGCTGGACACGCTGCTGCGCGAGGCGAGCGCGCCGCAGTTCGTCTACGCCTACATCCCGGACCTGGATTCGATCATGCACCACAAGGGCACCACGCACCCGCGTTGCCGCCAGCTGTTGCAGCGTATCGAGGCGCACTGCGCCGCCTTTGCCGCCGCGCTGCCCGGCCGCGACGCCGTGCTGTGCATCAGCGCCGATCACGGCCAGATGGACATCCCGCCGCCGCGCCTGCTGCAGCTGCGCGATTTCCCGGAGCTGGCCGCCTGCCTGCGCCAGCCGCTGTCCGGCGAGCCACGGGTGGCGTTCTGCCACGTCAAGCCGGAACGGCTGGCGGAGTTTCCGCAGCTGGCCGCACGCCTGCTCGGCCATGCCGCCTGGTGCCTACCGGCGGCGCAGCTGCTGGACGAGACCTGGTTCGGCCCCGGCGCCGATACCAATGATCCAAGGTTGGCCGCACGCGTCGGCGACTATGTGCTGCTAATGAAAGAGGACTGGGGGCTGCTGGATTCGCCGGCCGACGCCCCGCTGCCCAAGCTGCTGGGCAACCACGGCGGGTTGTCCGCCGCCGAGATGATGGTGCCGCTGATCGTGATTGACGGAAAAGAAGGAGTAGCAAGTGATGAGTGA
- a CDS encoding TrmH family RNA methyltransferase: MTFHKIITSAANDEMKSLARLLDNARERRKQQLLVLEGLHLLQAALDAGLPLHAVYVNEAAQQHPEWLALHSRIDRAVPCSLVSTAVLAKVTALATPAEVLVLCPRPQGSAAHQEAAVMLDDVQDPGNMGTILRCAAAANVRQVYLSKGCVDVYSPKVLRAGMGAHFVLQIHEQADLAAELARWPGPRLATHLEGSVSLYSEDLRGAVAFVFGNEGKGVSAQVLAACDRRVRIPMPGHAESLNVAMAATVCLFERVRQGEVAAPGAV, encoded by the coding sequence ATGACATTCCATAAAATCATTACCTCGGCCGCCAATGACGAGATGAAATCGCTGGCGCGGCTGCTGGACAACGCCCGTGAGCGGCGCAAGCAACAACTGCTGGTGCTGGAAGGGCTGCACCTGCTGCAGGCCGCGCTGGACGCCGGGCTGCCGCTGCACGCGGTGTACGTCAACGAGGCGGCGCAGCAGCATCCGGAATGGCTGGCGCTGCACAGCCGCATCGACCGTGCCGTGCCGTGTAGCCTGGTCAGTACCGCGGTGCTGGCCAAGGTCACCGCGCTGGCAACGCCGGCGGAGGTGCTGGTGCTGTGCCCGCGGCCACAGGGCAGCGCCGCCCATCAGGAAGCGGCGGTAATGCTGGACGACGTGCAGGACCCGGGCAATATGGGCACCATCCTGCGCTGCGCCGCAGCGGCCAACGTGCGCCAGGTGTACCTGTCCAAGGGCTGCGTCGACGTCTATTCCCCCAAGGTGTTGCGCGCCGGCATGGGCGCCCACTTTGTGTTGCAGATCCACGAGCAGGCGGATCTCGCCGCCGAGCTGGCGCGCTGGCCCGGCCCGCGGCTGGCGACGCACCTGGAAGGCAGCGTGTCGCTGTACAGCGAAGACCTGCGCGGCGCGGTGGCCTTCGTGTTCGGCAACGAGGGCAAGGGTGTGTCGGCGCAGGTGCTGGCCGCCTGCGACCGCCGCGTGCGCATCCCGATGCCCGGCCACGCCGAGTCGCTGAACGTGGCGATGGCGGCCACCGTCTGCCTGTTCGAGCGCGTGCGGCAGGGCGAGGTCGCGGCCCCCGGCGCCGTGTAA
- the motB gene encoding flagellar motor protein MotB codes for MADESQRPIIVKRIKKGHGGHHGGAWKIAYADFVTAMMAFFLLMWLLGSTSAGALSGISQYFQMPLKLALQGGEGAGDATAVIPGGGTDLTRQSGQVKRGNPDPTSGQKRAELSKLQQRIQQKLQQKMEQSAVLKSFKDQVKLEMTPEGLRIQLIDEQNRPMFQSGGALPMEHTRVLLQEIGRELNEVTNKISISGHTDATRFAGAATGYTNWELSADRANAARRELIAGGMLDEKVLRVVGLASADPLNKQNVFSSENRRIAIVILNEETESQIRGQGPVAEAASVAAAVAGAPAAP; via the coding sequence ATGGCTGACGAATCGCAACGCCCCATCATCGTAAAACGCATCAAGAAAGGCCACGGCGGCCACCACGGCGGCGCCTGGAAGATCGCCTACGCCGACTTCGTGACCGCGATGATGGCTTTTTTCCTGTTGATGTGGCTGCTGGGCTCGACCTCGGCCGGCGCCCTCAGCGGCATCTCGCAGTACTTCCAGATGCCGCTGAAGCTGGCGCTGCAGGGCGGCGAGGGCGCCGGCGACGCCACCGCGGTGATCCCCGGCGGCGGTACCGACCTGACCCGGCAGTCCGGCCAGGTCAAGCGCGGCAATCCGGACCCGACCAGCGGGCAAAAGCGGGCAGAACTGAGCAAGCTGCAGCAGCGCATCCAGCAAAAGCTGCAGCAGAAGATGGAGCAGAGCGCGGTACTGAAGTCGTTCAAGGATCAGGTCAAGCTGGAGATGACGCCCGAAGGGCTGCGCATCCAGCTGATCGACGAGCAGAACCGGCCGATGTTCCAGTCCGGCGGCGCGCTGCCGATGGAACACACCCGGGTGCTGCTGCAGGAAATCGGCCGCGAGCTGAACGAGGTGACCAACAAGATCAGCATCTCCGGCCATACCGACGCCACCCGCTTTGCCGGGGCGGCCACCGGCTATACCAACTGGGAGCTGTCGGCCGACCGGGCCAATGCCGCGCGCCGCGAGCTGATCGCCGGCGGCATGCTGGATGAGAAGGTGTTGCGGGTGGTCGGGCTGGCGTCGGCGGATCCGCTGAACAAGCAGAACGTGTTCAGCTCGGAAAACCGCCGTATCGCCATCGTGATATTGAACGAGGAAACCGAGAGCCAGATTCGTGGCCAGGGGCCGGTCGCGGAAGCGGCGTCGGTGGCAGCTGCGGTTGCAGGAGCACCGGCAGCGCCATGA